In Gadus macrocephalus chromosome 11, ASM3116895v1, a single genomic region encodes these proteins:
- the wnt4b gene encoding wingless-type MMTV integration site family, member 4b: protein MPTVSAVNLTTPLLLLLLWAIHPSMATNWLSLARLPRSRPVSGDAPCARLRGLSSGQVGVCRARGEVMESVRKAAEMVIEECQHQFRNRRWNCSTTPRGINVFGKVLHQGTREAAFVHALSSAAVAMAVTRACSRGELERCGCDRKVRGVSPEGFQWSGCSDNLSYGVAFSQTFVDEQERAKGLSAGRPLMNIHNNEAGRKAILHNMQVECKCHGVSGSCELRTCWKVMPPFRRVGAVLKERFDGATEVRLTRIGSRTALLPRDPQVKPPAARDLVYLAPSPDFCHLDPDNGIPGTAGRRCNGTSRLAPDGCELVCCGPGYRAGRAEVVQRCSCKFSWCCSVRCQQCKNTVTIHTCRV, encoded by the exons ATGCCAACTGTCTCTGCTGTCAATCTCACGACACCACTCCTCCTGTTGTTGCTATGGGCAATCCACCCCTCCATGGCAACCAACTGGCT CTCCCTGGCGAGGCTGCCCCGCTCCAGGCCCGTGTCAGGTGACGCCCCCTGCGCGCGGCTCCGAGGGCTGTCCTCGGGGCAGGTGGGGGTGTGTAGGGCGAGGGGGGAGGTCATGGAGTCCGTGCGCAAGGCGGCCGAGATGGTGATCGAGGAG TGCCAGCACCAGTTCAGGAACCGGCGCTGGAACTGCTCCACCACGCCCCGCGGGATCAACGTGTTTGGGAAGGTCCTGCATCAAG GGACACGCGAGGCGGCCTTCGTGCACGCCCTGTCCTCGGCGGCGGTGGCGATGGCGGTGACGCGGGCCTGCAGCCGGGGGGAACTGGAGAGGTGTGGCTGCGACCGGAAGGTCAGGGGGGTCAGCCCGGAGG GGTTTCAGTGGTCGGGCTGCAGTGACAACCTGTCCTACGGGGTGGCCTTCTCCCAGACGTTTGTGGATGAACAGGAGAGAGCTAAGGGCTTATCAGCAGGTCGACCCCTCATGAATATCCACAACAACGAGGCCGGTCGGAAG gctaTTCTGCACAATATGCAGGTGGAGTGTAAGTGCCACGGCGTCTCGGGCTCCTGTGAGTTGAGAACCTGCTGGAAGGTCATGCCCCCATTCAGGCGTGTCGGCGCGGTGCTCAAGGAACGCTTCGACGGCGCCACAGAG GTGCGTCTGACTCGTATAGGATCAAGGACTGCTCTCTTACCCCGAGACCCCCAGGTGAAGCCACCAGCCGCCAGGGACCTGGTGTACCTGGCCCCTTCCCCGGATTTCTGTCATCTGGACCCTGACAACGGTATCCCCGGCACGGCTGGGAGACGCTGCAACG GGACGTCCCGGCTCGCCCCGGACGGCTGTGAGCTGGTGTGCTGTGGGCCTGGGTACCGAGCGGGCCGGGCTGAGGTGGTACAGCGCTGCTCCTGCAAGTTCTCTTGGTGCTGCTCAGTCCGCTGCCAGCAGTGCAAGAACACAGTGACTATCCACACCTGCAGAGTCTGA